One stretch of Aythya fuligula isolate bAytFul2 chromosome 24, bAytFul2.pri, whole genome shotgun sequence DNA includes these proteins:
- the ITGB3 gene encoding integrin beta-3, which translates to MGKLRVALGILVLCAAGSWGGNICTTRGVNSCKQCLAVSPLCAWCSAKTMDQSSPRCDLLANLLQNGCRQDLIEFPTSSVTIQEDRPLSDKGSGGSTTTQMRPQRIELNLRPDDSQIFQVQVRQVEDYPVDIYYLMDLSNSMKDDLRNIQNLGTTLASEMRKLTSNLRIGFGAFVDKPISPYMYISPPEALENPCYEIGETCLPMFGYKHVLSLTDEVTRFNEEVRKQSVSRNRDAPEGGFDAIIQATVCDKKIGWRNDASHLLVFTTDAKTHIALDGRLAGIVQPNDAECHIGQDNFYSASTTLDYPSLGLMTEKLSQKNINLIFAVTDTVVGLYQNYSELIPGTTVGTLSGDSSNVLQLIVDSYGKIRSKVELEVRDLPEELSLSFNATCLNDEVIPGLKSCMGLKIGDTVSFSIEAKVRGCPQERQKSFTIKPVGFKDSLVVVVNFNCSCSCESQAETNSSFCSGGNGSLECGVCRCNPGRLGSHCECSEEEYNPSQQDNCSPRPGQPHCSQRGECICGQCVCHSSDFGKVTGKYCECDDFSCVRFKGQMCSGHGTCKCGDCVCNSDWTGDYCNCTTRTDTCMSSNGLVCSGHGSCVCGKCDCTQPGSYGDTCEKCPTCPDACTIKKDCVECKKFERGELVKQQSCSRMCRDEIETVQELGDRGKDAVNCTYKDENDCVVRFQYFEDSSGKSILYVIEEPDCPKGPDILVVLLSVMGAILLIGLAALLIWKLLITIHDRREFARFEEEKARAKWDTANNPLYKEATSTFTNITYRGNM; encoded by the exons GGGGTAACATCTGCACCACTCGAGGGGTGAACTCCTGCAAGCAGTGCCTGGCCGTGAGCCCCCTCTGTGCCTGGTGCTCCGCAAAG ACCATGGACCAGTCGTCCCCACGCTGCGACCTGCTCGCCAACCTCCTGCAGAacggctgcaggcaggactTAATCGAGTTCCCCACCAGCAGCGTCACCATCCAGGAGGACCGACCGCTCAGCGACAAGGGCTCAGGGGGCTCCACCACCACCCAGATGAGACCCCAGAGAATAGAGCTGAACCTGCGGCCGG ATGACTCACAGATCTTCCAAGTCCAAGTGCGTCAAGTGGAAGACTATCCTGTGGACATCTACTACCTGATGGACCTGTCCAACTCCATGAAGGACGATCTGAGGAACATCCAGAACCTGGGCACCACGCTGGCCAGCGAGATGCGCAAGCTCACCAGCAATCTGCGAATCGGTTTTGGGGCCTTTGTGGACAAGCCCATTTCCCCCTACATGTATATCTCTCCTCCAGAAGCCCTCGAAAACCCTTGCTATGA GATTGGGGAAACGTGCCTGCCTATGTTTGGCTACAAGCACGTCCTGTCACTCACAGACGAGGTGACGCGCTTCAACGAGGAGGTGCGCAAGCAGAGCGTCTCACGGAACCGCGACGCCCCCGAGGGCGGCTTCGATGCCATCATCCAGGCCACCGTGTGCGAT AAGAAGATCGGCTGGAGGAATGATGCTTCCCATCTGCTCGTCTTCACCACGGACGCCAAGACCCACATTGCGCTGGACGGGAGGCTGGCCGGCATCGTGCAGCCCAACGACGCTGAGTGCCACATCGGCCAGGACAACTTCTACTCAGCCTCCACCACACTG gaCTACCCCTCTCTGGGCCTGATGACTGAGAAGCTCTCGCAGAAGAACATCAACTTGATCTTCGCTGTGACGGACACAGTTGTTGGCCTCTACCAG AACTACAGTGAGCTGATCCCAGGAACCACCGTGGGCACCTTGTCAGGAGACTCCAGCAACGTCCTGCAGCTCATAGTGGACTCCTATGGG AAAATACGCTCCAAGGTGGAGCTAGAGGTGCGCGACCTCCCCGAAGAGCTGTCCCTGTCCTTCAATGCCACCTGCCTCAACGACGAGGTCATCCCTGGGCTCAAGTCCTGCATGGGGCTCAAGATCGGGGACACG GTGAGCTTCAGCATCGAGGCCAAGGTGCGAGGGTGCCCGCAAGAGCGCCAGAAATCCTTCACCATCAAACCCGTGGGCTTCAAGGACagcctggtggtggtggtgaacttcaactgcagctgctcctgcgAGAGCCAGGCTGAGACCAACAGCTCCTTCTGCAGTGGAGGCAACGGCAGCCTCGAGTGCGGCGTCTGCCGCTGCAACCCCGGGCGCCTGGGCTCGCACTGCGAGTGCTCGGAGGAGGAGTACAACCCCTCGCAGCAGGACAACTgcagcccccggccgggccAGCCCCACTGCAGCCAGCGCGGCGAGTGCATCTGCGGGCAGTGCGTCTGCCACAGCAGCGATTTCGGCAAGGTGACGGGCAAGTACTGCGAGTGCGACGACTTCTCCTGCGTCCGCTTCAAGGGCCAGATGTGCTCAG GCCATGGGACGTGCAAATGTGGGGACTGCGTGTGCAACTCGGACTGGACCGGAGACTACTGCAACTGCACCACGCGCACGGACACCTGCATGTCCAGCAACGGGCTGGTGTGCAGCGGCCACGGCTCCTGCGTCTGCGGCAAATGCGACTGCACCCAGCCCGGCTCCTACGGGGACACCTGCGAGAAGTGCCCCACGTGCCCGGATGCCTGCACCATCAAAAA ggaCTGCGTGGAGTGCAAGAAGTTCGAGCGGGGTGAGCTGGTGAAGCAGCAGTCCTGCAGCCGTATGTGCCGCGATGAGATTGAGACAGTGCAGGAGCTGG GGGACAGGGGCAAGGACGCTGTAAACTGCACCTACAAGGACGAGAACGACTGCGTGGTGCGCTTCCAGTACTTTGAGGACTCCAGCGGCAAGTCCATCCTCTACGTTATAGAGGAGCCAG ACTGCCCGAAGGGGCCAGACAtcctggtggtgctgctgtcGGTGATGGGCGCCATCCTGCTCATCGGCCTGGCCGCCCTGCTCATCTGGAAGCTGCTCATCACCATCCACGACCGCCGAGAGTTCGCCCGCTTCGAGGAGGAGAAGGCCAGGGCCAAGTGGGACACG GCCAACAACCCGTTATACAAAGAGGCCACGTCGACCTTCACCAACATCACGTACCGCGGGAACATGTAA